One Deltaproteobacteria bacterium genomic region harbors:
- a CDS encoding formyltransferase, with amino-acid sequence MKALVLAYSTIGCTGLQAVLDHGFDVQAVITHTDDPAETQWFESVAELAASRSIPVHAPLDVNHPLWVETIRAMAPDVIFSFYYRNLVGPEILAIPPQGALNLHGSMLPAYRGRCPLNWVLVNGEAETGVTLHYMVKKPDAGDIVSQKAFPIAENDTARDLHAKAVTTAQTLLNEALPLVLAGTAPRIPQDHARATVFPGRGQTDGEIDWNRPSETIRNLVRAVTRPYPGAFTHIGTRKILVWSATVLELSHDVRPGTILDAAPLTVAAGRNALRIDSGQSEDGVFMSGTQLASELRLVKG; translated from the coding sequence GGACTTCAGGCCGTGCTCGACCACGGCTTCGACGTCCAGGCCGTCATCACCCACACCGACGACCCGGCCGAAACCCAATGGTTCGAATCCGTGGCCGAGCTGGCCGCCTCCCGTAGCATCCCGGTCCATGCCCCGCTGGACGTCAACCATCCCCTCTGGGTGGAGACCATTCGGGCCATGGCCCCGGACGTGATCTTCTCCTTCTACTACCGGAACCTGGTCGGACCGGAGATTCTTGCCATTCCGCCTCAGGGGGCCCTGAACCTCCACGGCTCCATGCTTCCGGCCTACCGGGGCCGCTGCCCCTTGAACTGGGTTCTGGTCAATGGCGAGGCCGAGACCGGAGTCACCCTGCACTACATGGTGAAAAAGCCCGACGCCGGGGACATCGTTTCCCAGAAGGCTTTCCCCATTGCCGAAAACGACACGGCCAGGGATCTGCACGCCAAGGCCGTCACCACTGCCCAGACCCTGCTGAACGAGGCCCTGCCCCTGGTTCTGGCCGGGACGGCTCCCCGGATTCCCCAGGACCATGCCCGAGCCACGGTCTTTCCCGGTCGAGGGCAAACGGACGGCGAAATCGACTGGAACCGGCCGTCCGAAACCATCCGGAACCTGGTCCGGGCCGTAACCCGGCCCTATCCCGGAGCCTTCACCCACATCGGCACCCGCAAGATTCTTGTCTGGTCGGCCACGGTCCTCGAACTGAGCCATGACGTCCGGCCCGGCACCATTCTCGACGCCGCCCCCCTGACTGTGGCCGCCGGCCGAAACGCCTTGCGCATCGACTCCGGTCAGTCCGAGGACGGGGTCTTCATGTCCGGCACCCAACTGGCCTCCGAACTCAGACTGGTCAAAGG